In Mastacembelus armatus chromosome 4, fMasArm1.2, whole genome shotgun sequence, the following are encoded in one genomic region:
- the lrrc8db gene encoding leucine rich repeat containing 8 VRAC subunit Db, producing MFTLTEVASLNDIQPTYRILKPWWDVFMDYLGIVMLMLAIFSGTMQLTKDQVVCLPILEQTPEGPGGFFGPQQPESADGFWNKESAIGEQAAPLMAKRSPDSITPALHFTQPTTFGQHQPTGVRTKLDFQQYVFVNQMCYHVALPWYSKYFPYLALIHTIVLMVSSNFWFKYPKTSSKIEHFVSILGKCFESPWTTKALSETACEDSEENKQRLAGASSLLKHLSTSSEEGSPNQSAPELTKSGVTFSVEKLVSEVPSMTILDKKDGEQAKALFEKVRKFRAHVEDSDLIYRLYAIQTVIKTVKFILILCYTMTFVASIDFDHVCEPKIKHLTGYSKFHCTHNMAFMLKKLLVSYIAIVCVYGIICIYTLFWLFRRPLKEYSFEKVREESSFSDIPDVKNDFAFLLHMVDQYDQLYSKRFGVFLSEVSENKLREISLNHEWTFEKLRQHVTRNLQEKLELHLFMLSGVPDAVFDLTDLEILKLELIPEARITAKISQMINLQELHFYHCPAKVEQTAFIFLRDHLRCLHVKFTDVAEIPSWLYLLKNLRELYLFGNLNSENNKMIGLESLRDLRHLKILHLKSNLTKIPTNITDLSPHLIKLVIHNDGTKLLVLNSLKKMINLAELELHNCELERIPHAIFSLNNLQELDLKSNNIRSIEEVISFQHLKRLTCLKLWHNKIITIPLSISHIKNLELLYLSHNKLESLPSSLFTLLKLRYLDVSHNSIAVIPLEVGFLQNLQHFAITGNKIEVVPKQLFKCTKLRTLCLCHNSISSIPEKISQLTQLTHLELKGNCLDRLPAQLGQCCLLRRSCLVVEDHLFDSLPMEVKESINQESSVSFANGCKCLSEGR from the coding sequence ATGTTCACCCTCACAGAAGTAGCTTCCCTGAATGACATCCAGCCAACTTATCGAATACTGAAACCATGGTGGGATGTCTTCATGGATTATCTTGGTATTGTCATGCTGATGTTGGCTATATTTTCTGGAACCATGCAATTAACTAAAGACCAAGTTGTTTGTCTACCCATTTTGGAGCAAACTCCAGAGGGGCCTGGGGGCTTCTTTGGGCCCCAACAACCAGAGTCAGCTGATGGTTTCTGGAACAAAGAAAGTGCCATCGGGGAGCAAGCTGCTCCACTGATGGCTAAAAGGTCACCTGATAGCATAACACCTGCACTTCATTTCACACAGCCAACTACCTTTGGGCAGCACCAGCCAACAGGTGTCAGGACCAAGCTGGATTTTCAGCAGTATGTTTTTGTCAACCAAATGTGCTACCATGTTGCCCTTCCATGGTATTCCAAATATTTCCCGTACCTTGCGTTAATCCACACTATTGTTTTAATGGTCAGCAGCAACTTCTGGTTCAAATATCCAAAGACAAGTTCCAAAATAGAACATTTTGTTTCCATACTTGGAAAATGTTTTGAGTCACCTTGGACTACTAAAGCCCTGTCTGAGACAGCTTGTGAGGACTCGGAGGAGAACAAGCAGAGATTGGCAGGTGCCTCCTCCCTCCTAAAACATCTGTCCACAAGCAGCGAGGAGGGCAGTCCAAACCAGTCGGCCCCAGAACTGACTAAATCTGGAGTCACGTTTTCTGTTGAAAAGCTTGTGAGCGAAGTTCCCTCTATGACCATACTGGACAAGAAAGATGGCGAGCAAGCTAAGGCTTTGTTCGAAAAAGTCCGTAAATTCCGTGCCCATGTGGAAGACAGTGACTTGATTTACAGACTGTATGCCATTCAGACAGTCATCAAAACAGTCAAATTCATTTTGATCTTGTGCTACACAATGACCTTTGTTGCCTCTATAGATTTTGACCATGTGTGTGAGCCAAAAATAAAGCATTTGACTGGATACTCAAAGTTCCACTGTACACATAACATGGCTTTCATGTTAAAGAAGCTCCTTGTGAGTTATATTGCTATTGTATGTGTTTATGGCATTATCTGTATATACACACTCTTCTGGCTTTTTCGTAGACCACTTAAGGAGTATTCCTTTGAAAAAGTCAGAgaggagagcagcttcagtgacatcCCTGATGTCAAAAATGACTTTGCGTTCCTCCTCCACATGGTCGATCAGTATGATCAGCTGTACTCAAAGCGTTTCGGGGTTTTTCTCTCAGAGGTGAGTGAAAACAAACTTCGAGAAATCAGCCTGAACCACGAGTGGACCTTCGAGAAGTTGCGGCAGCATGTGACACGCAATTTGCAAGAAAAGCTGGAACTTCATCTTTTTATGCTATCTGGAGTACCAGATGCTGTGTTCGATCTCACAGATTTAGAAATCCTTAAACTAGAGTTAATCCCAGAGGCCAGGATAACAGCTAAGATCTCACAAATGATAAATCTCCAGGAGCTGCACTTCTATCATTGTCCGGCCAAAGTGGAGCagactgcttttatttttcttcgCGATCATCTCAGGTGCCTTCATGTCAAATTCACAGATGTCGCTGAGATTCCTAGCTGgttatatttgttaaaaaatttAAGGGAACTGTACTTGTTTGGTAACCTGAActctgaaaacaataaaatgattggCCTTGAGTCTCTCCGAGACCTCAGGCACTTAAAGATTCTGCATCTGAAAAGCAACCTCACTAAGATACCGACAAACATAACAGATCTGTCCCCACATCTAATCAAGCTGGTCATTCATAATGATGGCACGAAGCTTTTAGTGCTGAATAGTTTGAAGAAAATGATTAATCTTGCTGAGCTGGAGCTTCATAACTGTGAGCTGGAACGAATTCCCCATGCTATCTTCAGTTTGAACAACCTTCAGGAGCTTGATCTAAAATCCAACAATATTCGTAGCATCGAGGAGGTCATCAGCTTTCAACATCTCAAGAGGCTAACATGCCTCAAACTTTGGCATAATAAAATCATCACAATTCCATTGTCAATTAGCCACATCAAAAACCTTGAGTTGCTCTATCTCTCACACAACAAGCTTGAGTCCTTGCCCTCATCATTATTCACCCTCCTCAAGCTGCGTTATCTCGATGTTAGCCATAACTCAATAGCGGTAATACCACTGGAGGTCGGCTTTCTACAGAACCTGCAACATTTTGCCATTACAGGCAACAAAATTGAGGTAGTCCCAAAGCAACTTTTCAAGTGCACCAAACTGAGGACATTATGTCTATGCCACAACAGTATCTCCTCGATTCCAGAGAAAATCAGCCAACTCACGCAGCTTACACACCTGGAACTGAAGGGAAACTGTCTGGATCGTCTGCCAGCTCAGCTTGGTCAATGCTGCCTCCTCCGCAGGAGCTGTTTGGTTGTGGAGGATCACCTCTTCGACTCGCTTCCCATGGAGGTCAAAGAAAGTATCAACCAGGAATCCAGTGTTTCTTTTGCAAATGGGTGTAAATGTCTAAGTGAAGGCCGATAG
- the lrrc8c gene encoding volume-regulated anion channel subunit LRRC8C: MIPVMEFRQFSEQQPAFRVLKPWWDVFTDYLSVVMLMIGVFGCTLQVMQDKIICLPQRISSSENTSQAELKSLLHLQTNISAAPKEMRGLKTNLDIQQYSFINQMCYEKALHWYAKYFPYLVLIHTLVFMVCSNFWFKFPGSSSKIEHFVSMLGKCFDSPWTTRALSEVSGENPEDKEHRNSSSDIALSPGEGRLEKTQSLRSIPEKLVVDKPSASVLDKKEGEQAKALFEKVKKFRLHVEEGDILYLMYVRQTVFKVFKFLLIIAYNSSLVNKVRNRVRCEVQIQDMTGYKEFECNHTMAHLFSKLSYCYLCLVAVYGLTCLYTLYWLFYRSLKEYSFEYVRQETGINDIPDVKNDFAFMLHMIDQYDPLYSKRFAVFLSEVSENKLKQLNLNHEWTAEKLRQRVQTNANNRLELQLFMLPGLPDTVFELTELQSLKLEIINNVTIPASISQLEDLQELSLYQCSLKLHTSATSFLKENLKVLRVKFDENRELPNWMYGLRNLEELYLVGSFSTDASKNIVLESLREMKCLKTLSLKSNLTKIPQSIVDVSSHLQRLYLHNDGTKLVMLNNLKKMTNLIELELVRCDLERIPHAIFSLTNLQELDLKENNIRSIEEIISFQHLRKLTCLKLWYNGIMYIPEHIKKLGSLERLYFSHNKIEILPSHLFLCNKLRYLDLSNNDIRFIPPEIGVLQSLQYFSVTCNKIENLPDELFFCKKLKTLKLGKNSLSILSPKISYLALLTYLELKGNHFELLPQELGYCRALKRSGLIVEETLFETLPSDVRDQMKAE; encoded by the exons ATGATTCCTGTGATGGAATTCCGGCAGTTCTCTGAACAGCAGCCAGCGTTCAGAGTCCTGAAGCCGTGGTGGGATGTGTTCACCGACTACCTGTCTGTAGTCATGCTCATGATTGGTGTCTTTGGATGTACTCTTCAG gtAATGCAAGACAAGATCATATGCCTTCCTCAGAGAATATCGTCCTCGGAGAACACAAGTCAAGCAGAACTGAAGTCACTGTTACATCTGCAAACCAATATTTCAGCTGCACCCAAAGAAATGAGAGGCCTGAAAACCAATCTGGATATTCAACAGTACAGTTTCATCAATCAGATGTGTTATGAGAAGGCTCTACATTGGTATGCCAAATACTTTCCCTATTTGGTTCTCATACACACTTTAGTTTTCATGGTATGCAGCAACTTTTGGTTCAAATTTCCTGGCTCGAGCTCTAAAATAGAGCATTTTGTCTCAATGCTTGGCAAGTGCTTTGACTCTCCCTGGACCACACGAGCTTTGTCAGAGGTGTCAGGAGAAAATCCTGAAGATAAGGAACATAGAAATAGTTCTTCTGACATTGCTTTGTCTCCTGGAGAAGGCAGATTGGAGAAGACACAGTCTCTCCGGTCCATCCCGGAAAAGCTTGTAGTTGACAAACCATCAGCAAGTGTTCTTGACAAAAAAGAGGGTGAACAAGCTAAAGCTCTTTTTGAAAAGGTAAAAAAGTTCCGCTTGCATGTTGAAGAAGGAGACATCCTCTACCTTATGTATGTTCGCCAGACAGTGTTCAAGGTGTTTAAATTCCTCCTAATCATTGCCTATAATAGTTCTCTAGTGAATAAAGTGCGGAACAGAGTACGTTGTGAAGTTCAGATCCAGGACATGACAGGCTATAAAGAGTTTGAATGTAACCACACAATGGCTCATCTGTTTTCTAAGCTTTCTTACTGTTACCTGTGCTTAGTGGCTGTCTATGGATTAACATGCCTTTATACTCTATACTGGCTGTTTTACCGCTCACTGAAGGAATACTCCTTTGAGTATGTGCGACAGGAAACGGGTATTAATGACATCCCAGATGTTAAGAATGACTTTGCTTTCATGCTGCATATGATTGATCAGTATGACCCGCTATATTCGAAGAgatttgcagtttttctgtctgaGGTCAGTGAGAACAAACTAAAACAGCTCAACCTTAACCACGAGTGGACTGCAGAGAAATTGCGTCAAAGAGTCCAGACTAATGCCAACAACAGACTGGAACTTCAACTCTtcatgcttcctggattaccTGACACTGTCTTTGAGTTGACAGAGCTGCAGTCACTCAAGCTAGAGATCATCAACAATGTCACCATCCCTGCCTCTATCTCTCAGTTGGAAGACCTTCAGGAGCTGTCTCTTTACCAATgctctttaaagctgcacacatCAGCTACCTCCTTCCTCAAAGAAAACCTGAAAGTGCTTCGTGTGAAGTTCGATGAAAACAGGGAACTTCCAAACTGGATGTACGGTCTTCGCAACTTAGAGGAGCTCTATCTGGTGGGATCATTTAGCACTGATGCCTCTAAGAATATAGTTCTTGAGTCACTGCGGGAGATGAAGTGTTTAAAAACTCTGTCCCTTAAGAGCAATTTGACCAAGATACCCCAGTCAATAGTGGATGTTTCCAGCCACCTGCAGCGGTTGTACTTACACAATGATGGCACCAAGCTAGTAATGCTCAACAACCTGAAAAAGATGACCAATCTGATTGAGCTGGAGCTTGTGCGTTGTGATCTGGAACGCATCCCACATGCAATCTTCAGTCTGACAAATCTGCAAGAGCTTGACCTGAAGGAGAATAATATTCGCTCAATAGAGGAGATTATCAGCTTCCAGCATCTTCGAAAACTCACTTGCCTCAAACTTTGGTATAATGGCATCATGTACATCCCAGAGCATATCAAAAAGCTTGGCAGCCTAGAGCGCCTCTACTTCAGCCACAACAAGATTGAGATATTGCCTTCTCACCTGTTCTTATGCAACAAGCTGCGCTACTTGGACCTGTCCAACAATGACATCCGATTCATCCCTCCTGAAATTGGAGTCCTTCAGAGTCTACAGTATTTCTCTGTGACCTGTAACAAAATCGAAAATTTACCAGATGAGCTCTTCTTTTGCAAAAAGCTCAAAACACTAAAGCTTGGCAAGAACTCGCTGTCCATACTCTCACCAAAAATTTCCTACCTAGCTCTACTGACATACTTGGAGCTCAAAGGCAACCACTTTGAGCTCCTGCCACAGGAGCTTGGTTACTGTCGTGCTTTGAAGCGCAGTGGCCTTATAGTGGAAGAAACACTGTTTGAAACTTTGCCTTCAGATGTCAGGGACCAAATGAAGGCTGAGTGA